A DNA window from Methylocystis heyeri contains the following coding sequences:
- a CDS encoding Mth938-like domain-containing protein, with the protein MASEQGYVPGRHRIDEYGGGGFRFADMSHRGSILATPSGVRASAITQAAEIDAAVIDLAIADPSGPPDLLIIGSGAELRPLPGALRARLRAAGVGCETMATGAAVRTFNMLLDEGRRVAALLIAV; encoded by the coding sequence ATGGCGAGCGAGCAAGGATACGTCCCGGGGCGACACAGGATCGACGAATACGGCGGCGGCGGATTCCGCTTCGCCGATATGTCGCACCGCGGCTCGATTCTCGCCACCCCGTCCGGCGTCCGGGCGAGCGCCATCACGCAGGCGGCGGAGATCGACGCCGCCGTCATCGATCTGGCGATCGCCGATCCGTCCGGCCCCCCGGATCTGCTGATCATCGGCAGCGGCGCCGAGTTGCGGCCGCTGCCCGGCGCTCTCAGGGCCAGGCTGCGGGCCGCGGGCGTCGGCTGCGAGACGATGGCCACCGGAGCCGCCGTGCGCACGTTCAACATGCTGCTCGACGAAGGCAGACGTGTAGCGGCCTTGCTGATAGCGGTGTGA
- a CDS encoding MmcB family DNA repair protein codes for MSVAQPHAAQPGARPDLTRDVTRGAHRLLRALGYSVLEEFPLPNGRRADLVALARDGSLRIVEVKSSLADFRSDDKWTHYLGFCDRFYFAIPLALPTGHFPGEAGLILADAHGAMMERESPARAIAAATRRSMLIRFGSLAADRLSNALAAR; via the coding sequence ATGTCCGTCGCGCAGCCTCACGCCGCCCAACCCGGCGCCCGGCCGGATCTTACCCGCGACGTCACCCGCGGCGCTCACAGGCTATTGCGCGCCCTGGGCTACTCCGTGCTCGAAGAGTTCCCCTTGCCGAACGGCCGCAGGGCGGATCTCGTGGCTCTCGCCAGGGACGGCTCCCTCCGCATCGTCGAAGTGAAATCCTCCCTGGCCGATTTTCGGTCGGACGACAAATGGACGCATTATCTCGGCTTTTGCGACCGGTTCTATTTCGCGATTCCGCTCGCCTTGCCGACCGGACATTTTCCCGGCGAGGCCGGCCTGATCCTCGCCGACGCGCATGGGGCGATGATGGAGCGGGAATCGCCGGCGCGGGCGATCGCCGCGGCGACCCGCCGGTCGATGCTGATACGCTTCGGCTCTCTGGCCGCGGATCGGCTGAGCAATGCGCTCGCCGCGCGGTGA
- the secF gene encoding protein translocase subunit SecF, with the protein MKLLRLAPENTKFPFMRFRRVSYPMSAALSIMAVLLFVFVHMNFGIDFAGGTVIELRAKGGSAEVGTLRAIAEKLSLGDVEVQAFGSQADATLRFGLQPGGDVAQQAAVERVRNAVENDYDVRRVEVVGPRVSGELVQSGTLGVVLSIIAVLGYLWFRFEWQFAISAVIATMHDLLLTVGFFALTQLEFNTTSIAAILTIVGYSLNETVVVLDRIREMMRKYKKMSTAQIIDMSINAVLPRTIMTATTVFLALLSLAIFGGQVIRSFSFAMIWGIVVATYSSVFICSPMLIYLGLRNEDGERAGASAEEEAEKIEKPKKAAAPAPAKPGPARASGKKTKPSTA; encoded by the coding sequence ATGAAACTCCTGCGCCTCGCCCCTGAGAACACTAAATTCCCGTTCATGCGGTTTCGCCGCGTGAGCTATCCGATGTCGGCCGCGCTCTCGATCATGGCGGTCCTGCTGTTCGTTTTCGTGCATATGAACTTCGGCATCGACTTCGCTGGCGGCACGGTGATCGAGCTGCGGGCCAAGGGCGGTTCGGCCGAGGTCGGAACGCTTCGCGCCATCGCCGAAAAGCTGAGCCTCGGCGACGTCGAGGTTCAGGCCTTCGGCAGTCAGGCCGACGCCACGCTTCGCTTCGGCCTGCAGCCGGGCGGCGACGTGGCTCAGCAGGCGGCGGTCGAACGGGTGCGAAACGCCGTCGAGAACGATTACGACGTTCGGCGGGTCGAGGTCGTGGGTCCCCGCGTTTCGGGCGAGCTGGTCCAGTCCGGAACCCTCGGCGTCGTTCTCTCGATCATCGCGGTCCTCGGCTATCTCTGGTTCCGCTTCGAGTGGCAGTTCGCGATCAGCGCCGTCATCGCGACGATGCACGATCTGCTCCTCACGGTCGGCTTTTTTGCTCTCACCCAGCTCGAATTCAACACCACCTCCATCGCCGCCATCCTGACCATCGTGGGCTATTCGCTGAACGAAACCGTCGTCGTGCTGGACCGCATCCGGGAGATGATGCGCAAATACAAGAAAATGAGCACCGCGCAGATCATCGACATGTCGATCAACGCGGTGCTGCCCCGCACGATCATGACCGCGACCACAGTGTTTCTCGCGCTGCTGTCGCTGGCCATTTTCGGCGGCCAGGTGATTCGCTCGTTCTCCTTCGCGATGATCTGGGGAATCGTGGTGGCGACCTATTCCTCGGTCTTCATCTGCTCGCCCATGCTGATCTACCTCGGCCTGCGCAACGAGGACGGCGAGCGGGCCGGCGCATCCGCGGAAGAGGAGGCGGAAAAGATCGAAAAGCCGAAGAAGGCGGCGGCTCCTGCGCCGGCAAAGCCCGGGCCCGCCAGGGCTTCCGGCAAGAAAACGAAACCCTCGACCGCCTGA
- the secD gene encoding protein translocase subunit SecD gives MLRFATWKIVAILGMTFAAILVVAPSLLSPSSYEALASKLPDWARPPTIVLGLDLQGGSNVMLEVDKPSVLHTLAMNLRDDARRILREEKVAITGGIGQQARGVQFRVPDAADRAKIMPKLKALAQSYSNRLGAGAPPLDIEDSGDGLIRVTVTDTGLTEKVRRAVDQSIEVIRRRIDQLGTREPSIQRQGDDRIVVQVPGLQDPEQLKTILGQTAKLEFRLVSEPGENPADVEELEQTEQAGKIGVEKQVMVQGEDLTDAQPGFDQRGGEPVVNFRFNIKGAQKFGEVTSKNVGRLFAIVLDNKVISAPRILTPITGGSGQISGHFTVEQANNLSILLRAGALPAKLNIVEERTVGPGLGQDSIDAGKRAAYVGAGLVVVYMLITYGVFGVFANLALFVHIAIIFAGLILLGSTLTLPGIAGIVLTIGMAVDSNVLIYERIREEQHAGRSILASLDAGFNRAFATIVDSNVTMFVAAAILYFLGSGPVRGFAVSLALGILTTIVTAVTMTRMMIAVWYHRARPTRLPI, from the coding sequence CATCGTGCTCGGCCTCGATCTCCAAGGCGGCTCCAATGTGATGCTGGAGGTGGACAAGCCGTCCGTGCTCCATACGCTGGCGATGAATCTGCGCGACGACGCCCGGCGCATCCTCCGGGAGGAGAAAGTGGCGATAACGGGCGGCATCGGGCAACAGGCCCGCGGCGTCCAGTTCCGCGTTCCGGACGCCGCCGACCGCGCCAAAATCATGCCCAAGCTGAAAGCCCTGGCCCAGAGCTACTCCAACCGGCTCGGCGCCGGAGCGCCGCCGCTCGACATCGAGGATTCGGGAGACGGCCTCATTCGGGTGACCGTGACCGACACCGGCCTGACCGAAAAGGTGCGGCGTGCGGTGGACCAGTCGATCGAGGTCATTCGCCGCCGCATCGACCAGCTCGGCACGAGAGAGCCCAGCATCCAGCGCCAGGGCGACGACCGCATCGTCGTCCAGGTGCCGGGTCTCCAGGACCCCGAACAGTTGAAGACCATTCTGGGCCAGACCGCGAAGCTGGAATTCCGCCTCGTCTCCGAGCCGGGCGAAAATCCGGCGGACGTCGAGGAACTGGAACAGACCGAGCAGGCCGGCAAGATCGGCGTCGAAAAGCAGGTCATGGTCCAGGGCGAGGATCTCACCGACGCCCAGCCCGGCTTCGACCAGCGCGGCGGCGAGCCGGTGGTCAACTTCCGCTTCAATATCAAGGGCGCCCAGAAATTCGGCGAAGTGACGTCCAAGAACGTCGGCCGCCTGTTCGCCATCGTGCTCGACAACAAGGTCATTTCGGCGCCGCGCATCCTGACGCCGATCACCGGCGGATCCGGGCAGATATCCGGCCATTTCACGGTGGAGCAGGCCAATAACCTGTCGATCCTGCTGCGCGCGGGAGCGCTGCCCGCGAAGCTGAACATCGTCGAGGAACGCACCGTGGGCCCGGGCCTCGGCCAGGACTCGATCGACGCCGGCAAGAGAGCCGCCTATGTCGGCGCGGGCCTGGTGGTGGTCTATATGCTCATCACCTACGGCGTGTTCGGCGTTTTCGCCAATCTCGCGCTTTTCGTCCATATCGCGATCATCTTCGCGGGCCTCATCCTCCTCGGCTCGACCCTCACCCTGCCGGGCATCGCCGGAATCGTGCTCACCATCGGCATGGCGGTGGACTCCAACGTGCTGATCTACGAGCGCATTCGCGAGGAGCAGCACGCCGGGCGCTCGATCCTGGCTTCGCTGGACGCGGGCTTCAACCGGGCCTTCGCGACCATCGTCGACTCCAATGTGACGATGTTCGTGGCCGCGGCCATTCTCTACTTCCTCGGCTCGGGTCCGGTGCGCGGCTTCGCCGTGTCGCTCGCGCTCGGCATTCTCACCACCATCGTCACAGCAGTCACCATGACGCGCATGATGATCGCCGTCTGGTATCACCGCGCCCGTCCTACCCGCTTGCCGATTTAA
- a CDS encoding ActS/PrrB/RegB family redox-sensitive histidine kinase, which yields MTQRIEDDFGEAARHLRVDTLVMLRWIAIIGQSIAMLDVYYYLKFDFPIGLCFVAIATSATLNIALRAGTPRSFRLDDTEAAALLAFDILQLAALLYLTGGVVNSFAMLFLAPVMISAVSLPRKLTLLLGILMIAAATFLTVDYEPLPWRNGETLQFPLLYRMGVWAALVLSAAFIGIYAARVSDEARQLAGALSATELVLAREQHLTQLDGLAAAAAHELGTPLATITLIINEMQKSAPAAAPAMQEDLALLAQEARRCREILKKLASLGTDEAHVLNMQVIDTLIEEVVEPQRDQGVQISVVKDGPAPSPICARNPGLLYGLGNLVENAVDFAKTTVKIAARWTPNLVIITIEDDGPGFAPAILDRLGDPYLSGHSSGRRLKGDPGNGLGLGLGLFIAKTLLERSGATVEAGNIESPRTGARITISWPRGAFERGASVLT from the coding sequence ATGACGCAGCGGATCGAGGACGATTTCGGCGAGGCGGCGCGCCACCTGCGGGTGGACACGCTGGTGATGCTCCGATGGATTGCGATCATCGGCCAGAGCATCGCAATGCTCGACGTCTATTATTATCTGAAGTTCGACTTCCCGATCGGCCTTTGCTTCGTCGCCATAGCCACATCCGCGACGCTCAATATCGCACTGCGCGCCGGCACTCCCCGCAGCTTCCGCCTGGACGACACCGAAGCGGCCGCCCTGCTCGCCTTCGACATTCTCCAGCTCGCCGCGCTGCTCTACCTGACCGGGGGCGTCGTAAACAGCTTCGCGATGCTGTTCCTCGCGCCGGTCATGATTTCCGCGGTCTCCCTGCCCCGCAAATTGACGCTGTTGCTCGGCATATTGATGATCGCGGCGGCCACTTTCCTCACCGTGGACTACGAGCCCCTGCCGTGGCGAAACGGCGAAACGCTGCAGTTTCCGCTGCTGTACCGGATGGGCGTATGGGCCGCCCTGGTGCTGAGCGCCGCCTTCATCGGCATTTACGCCGCCCGCGTATCCGACGAGGCGCGCCAGCTCGCGGGGGCTCTCTCGGCGACGGAGCTCGTGCTCGCCCGGGAGCAACATCTCACCCAGCTCGACGGCCTGGCCGCCGCCGCCGCGCATGAGCTCGGCACCCCGCTGGCCACGATCACGCTGATCATCAACGAGATGCAGAAATCCGCCCCGGCGGCGGCGCCGGCGATGCAGGAGGATCTGGCGCTGCTGGCGCAGGAGGCGCGCCGCTGCCGCGAGATATTGAAAAAACTCGCTTCGCTCGGCACCGATGAGGCGCATGTCCTCAATATGCAGGTGATCGATACGCTGATCGAGGAGGTCGTGGAGCCGCAGCGCGATCAGGGCGTGCAGATAAGCGTCGTCAAGGACGGCCCTGCGCCCAGCCCCATTTGCGCCCGCAACCCCGGCCTGCTCTATGGTCTCGGCAATCTGGTCGAGAACGCGGTCGATTTCGCCAAGACCACGGTCAAGATCGCGGCGCGCTGGACGCCCAACCTCGTCATCATCACTATCGAGGACGACGGCCCCGGCTTTGCGCCCGCCATACTCGACCGCCTCGGCGACCCTTATCTCAGCGGCCATTCCAGCGGTCGGCGGCTCAAGGGCGACCCGGGAAACGGCCTCGGCCTCGGCCTCGGGCTGTTCATCGCCAAAACCCTGCTGGAGCGCTCGGGCGCCACGGTCGAGGCAGGCAATATCGAATCTCCGCGAACCGGAGCCCGCATAACCATAAGCTGGCCCAGGGGCGCCTTCGAACGTGGAGCCAGCGTCTTGACCTAG
- a CDS encoding phytoene/squalene synthase family protein has protein sequence MTLSVGAARASELSAHYALCETTLREKDRDSWLAALFAPSDRRRHLHAIRAFVVEIAEAREKVTQPLLGEMRLRWWADTIEQASGANAHPVADALADTISQNRLEPGEFLAFLDARVADFYDDRTVSVAALLDYCGKADALPLRWCALCLGEALGSDAGTALEDAGAALGITRVLWDLPRQGGARALLPADLLHRHGVPAEDVEAGRDSRRLRAALAELRALAREKLDSARIAAPKLDEAARGALLFAAAAPLYLDRMERSDYQPFQPLPAPSPWRRQWRLWRAARMGF, from the coding sequence GTGACCCTTTCAGTCGGCGCGGCGCGCGCATCCGAACTTTCTGCGCATTACGCCCTCTGCGAAACGACGCTACGGGAGAAAGACCGGGATTCCTGGCTCGCCGCTCTGTTTGCTCCCTCCGACCGTCGCAGGCATCTCCACGCCATTCGCGCCTTCGTGGTGGAAATTGCCGAAGCGCGAGAAAAAGTGACCCAGCCCCTTCTGGGCGAAATGCGCTTGCGCTGGTGGGCGGATACGATCGAACAGGCTTCCGGGGCCAATGCGCATCCCGTGGCCGACGCGCTCGCCGACACGATCTCGCAAAATCGGCTCGAGCCGGGCGAGTTCCTGGCCTTTCTCGACGCCCGGGTGGCCGACTTCTACGACGACCGGACCGTGTCCGTGGCGGCGCTGCTGGATTACTGCGGCAAGGCCGACGCCCTCCCCTTGCGCTGGTGCGCCCTGTGCCTCGGCGAAGCCCTCGGCTCCGATGCGGGCACTGCTCTCGAGGACGCCGGCGCAGCCTTGGGAATCACGAGGGTCCTGTGGGACTTGCCGCGGCAGGGCGGCGCAAGGGCCCTGCTCCCCGCCGATCTCCTACATCGGCACGGCGTTCCGGCGGAGGATGTCGAGGCGGGGCGCGATTCGCGGCGACTGCGCGCCGCTTTGGCCGAGTTGCGGGCGCTCGCCCGCGAAAAGCTCGACTCGGCGAGGATCGCGGCGCCGAAGCTCGACGAGGCCGCGCGAGGGGCGCTGCTGTTCGCTGCTGCAGCTCCCTTGTATCTGGACCGCATGGAGAGGTCCGACTATCAGCCCTTTCAGCCGCTTCCCGCGCCATCCCCCTGGCGCAGGCAATGGCGCCTGTGGCGCGCCGCGCGGATGGGGTTTTAG
- the dnaA gene encoding chromosomal replication initiator protein DnaA has protein sequence MSNSKMLTAADFTDEDMQRWERVRTRLRAELGDAIYGSWFTRLELDRVENNSVHLTVPTKFLRSWMQTHYLDRIKARVAHEFSMDRVTIELRSPSRKAKLRDAGAAADRPAETSQPSFLEQKAPPVSAPPSAQRRPTSKAAPRSEAETVVGSPLDRRLTFSTFLIGPPNQLAYAAACRVVESRGPDCAPLFNPFYTHAAVGLGKTHLLQAMAHAASENKRRVVYLTAEKFMSGFVSSLTAQTAIAFKENLRSIDMLIIDDVQFLQGKSIQQEFCHTLNALIDAGRQVVVAADRPPAELETLDERVLSRFKGGLCVDIGPLDETLRTKILEARIEAARESQGNFSVPPEVVAYVARTIATNGRDLEGAVNRLLAHSTLNGAPICLATAETAIRDLVRTQEPKRVKIDDIQKLVASHYNITRADILSSRRTANVVRPRQIAMYLSKMLTLRSLPEIGRRFGGRDHTTVLHAVRKIEELAAKDQSLVEVIDLLKRILTEQ, from the coding sequence ATGTCCAATTCCAAAATGCTGACCGCCGCCGATTTCACGGATGAAGATATGCAACGTTGGGAACGGGTGCGCACGCGTTTGCGCGCCGAACTCGGAGACGCGATCTATGGCTCGTGGTTTACGCGGCTGGAGCTCGATCGAGTCGAGAACAACAGCGTACACCTCACCGTGCCGACGAAGTTTCTTCGCAGCTGGATGCAAACCCACTATCTGGATCGCATCAAGGCCCGGGTCGCCCATGAATTCTCCATGGATCGCGTGACGATCGAGCTGCGCTCTCCAAGCAGGAAAGCGAAATTGCGCGATGCCGGCGCCGCAGCCGATCGGCCCGCCGAGACTTCGCAGCCTTCGTTTCTCGAGCAGAAAGCGCCGCCGGTTTCCGCGCCGCCCTCGGCGCAGCGTCGCCCGACGTCAAAAGCCGCGCCGCGGTCGGAGGCGGAGACCGTCGTCGGCTCTCCGCTGGACCGCCGGTTGACGTTTTCGACCTTCCTCATCGGCCCGCCGAACCAACTCGCCTATGCGGCGGCGTGCAGGGTCGTCGAATCTCGCGGCCCGGATTGCGCGCCGCTGTTCAATCCCTTCTACACCCACGCGGCGGTCGGACTCGGGAAGACCCATCTGCTCCAGGCCATGGCGCATGCGGCGTCGGAGAACAAACGTCGCGTCGTCTATCTGACCGCCGAAAAGTTCATGAGCGGCTTCGTTTCCTCGCTGACCGCCCAGACAGCGATCGCGTTCAAGGAAAACCTGCGTTCGATCGACATGCTCATCATCGACGACGTCCAGTTCCTCCAAGGCAAATCGATCCAGCAGGAATTCTGCCATACCTTGAACGCGCTGATCGACGCGGGGCGGCAGGTCGTGGTGGCGGCGGATCGGCCGCCCGCCGAACTCGAAACGCTCGACGAAAGAGTTCTCTCGCGCTTCAAGGGCGGTCTTTGCGTCGACATCGGTCCGCTCGACGAAACGCTGCGCACCAAGATATTGGAAGCGCGAATCGAGGCGGCGAGAGAAAGCCAGGGCAATTTTTCCGTGCCGCCGGAAGTCGTCGCCTATGTCGCGCGAACGATCGCCACAAACGGGCGCGATCTCGAAGGCGCCGTCAATCGCCTGTTGGCGCATTCGACCTTGAACGGCGCGCCCATATGTCTCGCAACTGCGGAGACGGCGATACGCGACCTGGTGCGGACGCAGGAGCCGAAGCGGGTCAAGATCGACGACATTCAAAAGCTGGTGGCGAGCCATTACAACATCACCCGCGCCGACATCCTTTCTTCGCGCCGCACCGCCAATGTCGTGCGGCCGCGGCAGATCGCGATGTATCTTTCCAAGATGCTCACGCTGCGATCCCTGCCGGAAATCGGGCGGCGTTTCGGCGGGCGCGATCACACCACGGTGCTGCATGCGGTTCGCAAGATCGAGGAGCTCGCCGCGAAGGATCAGTCCCTGGTCGAGGTGATCGATTTGCTCAAGCGAATCCTGACGGAGCAATAA
- a CDS encoding ActR/PrrA/RegA family redox response regulator transcription factor, with translation MTQMTHDKYGADRENAAVTDDDGPFAELEPSELTLLIVDDDRPFLNRLGRAMEARGFAVTTAESVAEGLAALEKSAPAFAVIDMRLGDGNGLDVISQLKAKRPDARGVILTGYANIATAVTAVKLGAFDYLAKPADADEIYHTLMATQSDRPDTGDVTMSADRVRWEHIQRVFEACDRNVSETARRLNMHRRTLQRILAKRAPR, from the coding sequence TTGACGCAGATGACCCACGACAAATACGGCGCTGACCGCGAAAACGCGGCGGTTACGGATGACGACGGTCCTTTTGCGGAACTGGAGCCCTCCGAATTGACCTTGCTCATCGTCGACGACGACAGGCCGTTTCTCAACCGGCTCGGGCGCGCCATGGAAGCGCGCGGCTTCGCCGTGACCACCGCCGAATCGGTCGCGGAGGGCCTCGCCGCGCTGGAAAAATCCGCGCCCGCCTTCGCGGTGATCGACATGCGGCTCGGAGACGGCAACGGCCTCGACGTCATCTCGCAGTTGAAGGCGAAGCGCCCCGACGCCAGGGGCGTGATTCTCACCGGCTACGCCAATATCGCCACAGCGGTCACGGCCGTGAAGCTCGGGGCCTTCGATTATCTCGCCAAGCCCGCCGACGCCGACGAAATCTACCACACGCTGATGGCCACCCAGAGCGACCGGCCGGACACCGGCGACGTCACCATGTCGGCCGACCGCGTGAGATGGGAACATATCCAGCGCGTGTTCGAAGCCTGCGATCGCAATGTCTCCGAAACCGCGAGGCGGCTGAACATGCACCGGCGCACGTTGCAGCGCATCCTGGCGAAACGCGCCCCGCGCTAA
- a CDS encoding polyamine ABC transporter substrate-binding protein, with the protein MKKTLTALLLASVAFAGSATAAERVVNVFNWSDYIDPKTLDDFTRETGVKVVYDTYDSNEILETRLLAGSTGYDVVVPSATFLAREIAAGVLQPLDKARLPNAKNLWPEIAEKLLRYDPGAQYAVDYMWYTTGVAYNTAKIRERIGDKPITSWEQVLKPENLKKFADCGVYMLDSPEDIFSITLNYLKLNPNSKSPEDIKRAEEHLAGLRRYVKKFHSSEYINALANGDICLAIGWSGDSFQARARAREAENGVDIAYVIPQEGTLITLDTLAIPKDAPHKEEAHLFIDYLMRPEVAARNTDSTRFANGVGASRSLVDPSIAGNNGIYPGETIMKRLFAVTAPDIAAQRPFTRAWTRVKTGR; encoded by the coding sequence ATGAAAAAAACCCTGACGGCGTTGCTGCTCGCCAGCGTGGCTTTCGCAGGCTCCGCCACCGCCGCCGAGCGCGTCGTGAACGTCTTCAATTGGAGCGATTACATCGACCCCAAGACGCTCGACGATTTCACCCGCGAGACCGGCGTCAAGGTCGTCTACGACACATATGATTCCAACGAAATTCTTGAGACACGCCTTCTCGCCGGCTCGACGGGCTATGATGTCGTCGTCCCTTCCGCGACCTTCCTGGCGCGGGAAATCGCCGCGGGCGTTCTGCAGCCTCTCGATAAAGCCAGGCTGCCCAACGCCAAAAATCTCTGGCCGGAGATTGCCGAGAAGTTGCTGCGCTACGATCCCGGCGCCCAATATGCCGTCGACTATATGTGGTACACGACAGGCGTCGCCTACAACACGGCCAAGATCAGGGAGCGCATCGGCGACAAGCCCATCACCAGCTGGGAACAGGTTCTAAAGCCAGAGAATTTGAAAAAATTCGCGGACTGCGGCGTCTATATGCTCGACAGCCCGGAAGATATTTTTTCAATCACTTTGAACTACCTCAAGCTCAATCCAAACTCCAAAAGCCCCGAGGACATCAAGCGCGCCGAGGAACATCTCGCGGGCCTGCGCCGCTACGTGAAAAAATTCCATTCCTCGGAATATATAAACGCGCTCGCCAATGGCGACATCTGCCTTGCGATCGGATGGTCGGGCGACAGTTTCCAGGCCCGCGCCCGCGCCCGGGAGGCGGAAAACGGCGTCGACATCGCTTATGTCATTCCCCAGGAAGGAACGCTGATAACGCTCGATACGCTGGCCATTCCCAAGGATGCGCCGCACAAGGAGGAAGCGCATCTCTTCATCGATTATCTGATGCGCCCGGAGGTCGCCGCGCGCAACACCGACTCCACTCGTTTCGCGAATGGCGTCGGCGCGTCGCGATCCCTGGTCGATCCTTCCATCGCCGGCAACAATGGGATCTATCCGGGCGAAACGATCATGAAACGGCTATTTGCGGTCACCGCGCCCGACATTGCGGCGCAACGGCCGTTCACGCGCGCCTGGACGAGAGTGAAGACCGGCCGCTGA